The window CGCACTTCACTTTTCATCTCTTTCTCACTCAGAATTACAGTATTACTATAAGTAGAGGATATTTTGAGTAGAGCTGCAAcgattaatcaatgaattgattatccaatgaattgacaactattttggtaatggattaatcatttcatttacaaatgtactgtaaatatactgatttcagcctctcaaatgtgactcttcttttaaatttccttagtcatccatgaaaccAGACCTATAATCTTTGCGTTTCAGGCAAAACAGGGTAGTCACACTTTGGAAAAGAGCAGTcgacattttttcctcttactGATATCTTCCAAAGCAAACCCCGAAGAACATTCCCACGCAAagtatgggatttatccacttgtatTGTGCATCGGAAAATGCAGACATTTATACACAAGTCTTACCGTGCGTACATacaaaacctagtggtagaacagtccatccatcttctatgccacttatcctcactagggtcgcgggtatgttggagcctatcccagctgactttgggtgagaggcagggtacacccttgactggtcaccagccaatcgcagggcacaaagagacattcatacaatttagagtcaccagttaacctaacatgcatttttttggaatgtgggaggaaaccggagtacctggagaaaacccatgcacatgTAAACtccgattcgaacccagatcttctagaTCTTCAGACTGTGTggcccacatgctaaccacttggccaccgtgcggcctgtggtagaacagtgaaactacaaatagctatGCCTGTCCAGTGCAGGCCATATCATCTTGCTACGTGCTTCACAACTTCACCATCAAACAAGGCACCGCCCCTCCCCCCAGAGCAGATGAGCCGAACACAAAGCCTGCCCGTaaagttgatttatttgttatttcttaattactggtgatgcacatgtagcagtctgtgccagtgacttgttgatttgcagtagagtatttgtgatgtttgtcagttgatatttttttatacttaaCTTTCTACTTCAATTTTGGTATGGGAGAAATTCCtcacatccggaacacatttattgcaacacatgagtacaagttttatttatgtcttatatggcttattttctctgattatatatactgttttgggtaatatgagtgcaaaggtgactatatggctgttgtttcatgtctagaaggctctaatatgttaaaacccgtatttaggaggtcttaaacaggttttctgtgctctaactatgaaaaaaattacatttataacgAAGGAATCcgacttcatggaaattcacttctcaccgtcgggtctggaaccagttaaccgcgataaatgagggattactgctgtaacacaagaaaaagtcgctaTTTGATtgtttgagagaaaaaaaaagtctctagAGGGCTCAATAAATACGCAATAAATCTAGCAACAAAGTTGCTAAGTAGGCAGCACTGATCCATATTGCAAAGTTGTCTTATTCTCTGGCGGACCATgaagtgtgttaagaagcagagttatgatGCATACTGTAACCTACTGTGCGTAGTTGTaatgacaagctacattcacagagaGTTCCATTACAATATATGTTTACAAGCGACAGCGAAAAGGTAGTTCCAAATCTTTGTGTGGTGGCTTGccccaaataaatgaatgtatgtcCAACACTGTCATTAAAGATAATATTTAACAAAACATAGCAAGTTGAACTGAGCTTTATTTATCCTCTTAGTCAAAATCAAATGTCCAAGGCTGCTATTGAGTGATGTTGATGTTCCTGTCAGAGCGAGTGCCATCCAGACACGTGCACCCAGATGACGGCCACCGAGCAGTGGATCTTTCTATGTGCCGCTCACAAGACTCCTAAAGAGGCGAGTCCCAGGCCCCGTGTTCTTGCATGTAAAAATCAAATGAATTTGTGCTATATTATTAGAGACACTAATTTTCTTTATCatctgtaacacaaagctaagatgatgtttgtttttttttaaatagcttaGCACATGCATTGGATTGTTTTTAGACTCCTTAATccattaaaatgcattaaagtGGGCccctggcattgttcaacttttctggtggaaaaagtttataTGTTTGGTGTTGTGTATTTGATGCATTTGCAGTGTCCCGCCATCGACTATACCAGGCACACGCTGGACGGAGCTGCCTGCCTTCTCAATAGCAACAAATACTTCCCCAGCAGGTTAGTTAATCTCCTACCCTGTGTCCATCACGCTAGTGATTGTACGCAACTTTTTATTTGTGCTTGCAGGGTGAGCATCAAGGAGTCATCGGTGGCCAAGCTGGGCTCGGTGTGTCGTCGTATCTACAGGATATTCTCACACGCCTACTTCCACCACCGCCAGATATTTGATAAGTATGAGGTTCGTATGGACCATGGACAGGAATAGGATAAACTAATTTGTAAAAGGAGAAACTCAccaagtctttaaaaaaaaaaaaaaaaaaaaaaaaaaacccactaaaACTACTGGTGTGTAGATATccctacagtgttccctcgttctattgcggttcaccttttgcggattcactgttttgtgtattttatatatatatatatatatatatatatatatatatatatatatatatatatatatataatataaaaataaataaaaaacagggAGCCTGGCCctttttaagaagaattgcattgtgggaagttgtgtctatctcttccctctctcgtccgtctgcaccacccattgttttctgcgttccgattggctgtagaccattgtcaatcactcTCCTTCCATGCCTcgtgtgtcatcgctagcttgcttacTAGCTTGTGactgaatcttcggttcgtctgcagcaatatgttttaacaaggatacaaaaatgctacaatacagcagaacggcgccaggacgaaaaggcacagcCACAGGAGAaaaatatgtgtgagtgacttaatttcttgtcctacctgtaggttgatcaatAAATtcaaaagttggctacttcgcggatttcatttattgcgggctattttgggagccTATCCCCCATggtaaacaagggaacactgtataaccGCTTGTCACGAAGCTACTTGTtgttattagggctgtcaaaaatcacgcgttaacggcggtaactcatttatttaattaattacgtaatttttttgtgtgtaattaaagcatgcgcaccagagcaagcacgcctctgttatgacagcatggaagcacagtggagcgtccccacacagtaaTGCTGGACTAAaatgaacttaaaaaaaaaaaaaaattccccgccgtgagcctgaaaatgggagtgcggttaatacacgggtgcggtttatacactgtGCTTTACGGTAATTGTTATGCATTGTGGTAGAATACTAATACTATCGTATTGTGAAGTACACGTCCCCCAGCTGATGGTggttgtcagccatgtttttagCCTTTGAGTGGAACATTTTGAGTTTGGCCCTTGTTTGTTCCAAGTGGGGTATTTCCAGTTTTGCAGCAGACTAGAGCAGATGAGTGCAGTCCAGTTCTGTAGGTGGCAGCAATTTGCAGTGCAACAATAGAACTGAAGAAAATTGTAGACTTCTGGACTTATCTTCTTCactcctttttaattgtgaattgccaCCACTCCAGTTAGGCCCTCCACTTATGTTATGTAGCCAAAATGGTAACGACTGAGGGTGGATAAGCGCCATCGCATCGCGCCATCTTGACCTGAAGACAGAGTGTACTCAATGAAGAAGGATGCTAACTTCAATGACTGCGCGCAATCATCATAGTCATCATCACATCTTTCTTTTGGACAGAATGAAACGTTCCTGTGTCACCGCTTCACGCGCTTCGTGATGAAGTACAACCTGATGTCCAAGGACAACCTGATCGTGCCCATCCTGGAGGAGGAGGTGCAGAACACATCGTCAGCCGGCGAGAGCGAGGCCTGAGGCtcaccgtaaaaaaaaaaaaaaaaaaaagaagaagaaagggagACAACAGAGAAAACAAACTATAGACAAACACATGACATCTATTCCACACTACTGTACATACTAAGACTCCTGCCTGGTAACTGTTCCATAGTCACCTGTGTCTacgaaaagaaacaaaaaaaaccacctGCAGGACCATTTATTTAACTTCTTTGTTTGTCCAAAACCCCACGCTGTCGCACGTCTCCTTTTAGGGAACATTTGATCTTTTAAGCAGCtggatttgcaaaaaaaaaaaaaaaaaaagagtaatcaCAGTGCTTTATATTGTTGACAAAGGCACACACTGACAGCTACCCCCACCCCCGTGTAAATAAGCCCCAATCATAACCTCTCTGTTAGGTCCCGTTTTCTGATGGTGCTTCACTCTTTTTCTACGTCTGCTTTTGTTTGCATTGTCTTGTTTAGAGGGGAAGGGTTTTTCGGTGGCTAGAGGGTGGGGGTGTCCCAGCCCCTATTAAGTAGCTCAATAAATACGTTTATTTACGATGCTACGAAGCAACAAAAGTTCCTGTGCGGTAGAGAACATGTAGTTTACTCCCAAGTGAGATATGATGTCCCCCTGTTTATAGACACGCACCAATGTCAACGTGCCCAAAAAGGCGTCCTCATCGGCCATGTTTTAAACCGACCGAGCGCCACCTTCCTTCTATCGCCTGCATTAACTTATTTTCTTAATCCAACccactttttttggtttttaaatgGACTAAAAAGAAATTTTGTTACTGTCGACATTTTCATGATGTCTGTTAATAAAAAACGTATTATTCTGGATTTTGCCTTGGAATGTTAATTGGCATGAAAGGACAAATGATGGGGTAAATAACACCTGTGTTTATTTCAGTAAACTCTTTCCACAAAAGGAAGCAAAGATACAACTCAAATGACAGATGGAATTACAGAAATACatctgttttaaatggctttttcACTGCAGTATCCACATttggattaaaaaacaaaccccGAAAGGAACATTTTCACAATATGGAAGAAAACTGGGTTGCATTTACCGTGTCTCTCTTTAGATCATAGATTACTGCTGTTGGCTTTGTAACAATGACGCACATCATTGGTTCTCAAACTGCGGCACATGTACCTTTGGTGATAGGCTGGTCCCATCATGgtaaagtactgtatatattagaaGAAACTTAGATACTTCAGACCCCCGCCAGGGTCttacaagtcaattcactcaacatttccAGCAGGCAGACACAAGATGAGATGTGTAACTGTACATGTACTATGTACGATATAGTATAGTGAATACCTGaaattgtttcttaatgtgtaaaacggagttttaaaaatgtttaactgTGAAAGACATTATAGGGTttagagtatcaaaaataggcattggGGGGGCTTTTTATGGTTTATTCACCTTTTTTCACCATTGACAGGTGGTCTTGAAACGCAATCCCGACGAAAAACGGGGATCTACCGTATATTAAATAATCGTACAAATCAAAAGATTTGCTGAAATTGTAATTCAACCTTAAAAGCGGTGGTACAGTACttgcaaaatatttttatcGAGCTACTTGATGTAAAACGTGACAAGCGTTGatttaaataacttttttaCCCATTCATCATAAGGACAGCCAGTACCATACACACTTAATACTGTTAAAACGTTTCAAGTTAAGAATACAAGTATACAATTTTCCAACATGTCTTGCTAAATCGAAGAGTTAGGATTCAAGAGGTATTAATCAAATTAAGGTGTAAAGTCCCACAATTTTGCTCCATATAGTATTAAAATGAGGTTTTTAATCATCAAATCTGCTCTTCTTAGTCAGTCTGTGATGGCCTCCCACGTTCCAGGAAGGTAAACAGGAGGTGCTTGGAATGTTTCAAGACATTTGTAAGGGTGACCGAAAACCCTTGAGGACACAAA is drawn from Dunckerocampus dactyliophorus isolate RoL2022-P2 chromosome 9, RoL_Ddac_1.1, whole genome shotgun sequence and contains these coding sequences:
- the LOC129187385 gene encoding MOB-like protein phocein isoform X1; translated protein: MVQHSDWPTSGYSVEMVMAEGTAVLRRNRPGTKAKDFYNWPDESFEEMDSTLAVQQYIQQNIRSDCSNIDKILEPPEGQDEGVWKYEHLRQFCLELNGLAVKLQSECHPDTCTQMTATEQWIFLCAAHKTPKECPAIDYTRHTLDGAACLLNSNKYFPSRVSIKESSVAKLGSVCRRIYRIFSHAYFHHRQIFDKYENETFLCHRFTRFVMKYNLMSKDNLIVPILEEEVQNTSSAGESEA
- the LOC129187385 gene encoding MOB-like protein phocein isoform X2, which encodes MDSTLAVQQYIQQNIRSDCSNIDKILEPPEGQDEGVWKYEHLRQFCLELNGLAVKLQSECHPDTCTQMTATEQWIFLCAAHKTPKECPAIDYTRHTLDGAACLLNSNKYFPSRVSIKESSVAKLGSVCRRIYRIFSHAYFHHRQIFDKYENETFLCHRFTRFVMKYNLMSKDNLIVPILEEEVQNTSSAGESEA
- the LOC129187385 gene encoding MOB-like protein phocein isoform X4; its protein translation is MAFRKFLPLFDRVLVERLTAETVTKGGIMLPEKSQGKVLQATVVAVGPGSVNQDFYNWPDESFEEMDSTLAVQQYIQQNIRSDCSNIDKILEPPEGQDEGVWKYEHLRQFCLELNGLAVKLQSECHPDTCTQMTATEQWIFLCAAHKTPKECPAIDYTRHTLDGAACLLNSNKYFPSRVSIKESSVAKLGSVCRRIYRIFSHAYFHHRQIFDKYENETFLCHRFTRFVMKYNLMSKDNLIVPILEEEVQNTSSAGESEA